A region of the Babylonia areolata isolate BAREFJ2019XMU chromosome 10, ASM4173473v1, whole genome shotgun sequence genome:
gtgatgaccatgATGGTGATGACCATGATAACAGTAATGGAAAGACACGAacgttggcccagtggtaatgcgtccgccaaggaagcgagagaatctgagcactggttcgaatcccaaagTCCCCCGGATTTTCTACCCCTCCgctggaccttgagtgatggtctggacgctcgtcattcggatgagacgataaaaccgaggtcccatgtgcagcatgcatttagcgcacgtaaaagaacccggcacggcaacaaaagggttgtacctggcatcATTCTGCAAGATAATTCATTTCGGTAGGAAACAAAttcaactgcaggcagaaaaaatgggtggcgctttcagtgtaacgccgcccttggggagagcagcctgaatttcacacaggcaagaagagtaatacaatacaatacaatacaatacaatacaatacaatacaatacaatacaatactcctCGGGAGAAGAACAGTCCGAATATCACACACAGATATCTGTTGTGAAAATTGACAGTCGAGACTAACAAATctaacagcacacaacacaaaactgccGCAAAAGAAACGTGACCACAGTGTATACATGGGTAGTTGCCGGATTGTCATCATGAAGATAAACTGTGATGATGAATCAGATACATGGGTAGTTGCCGGATTGTGATCATGAAGATGAACTGTGATGATGAATCAGATACATGGGTAGTTGCCGGATTGTCATCATGAAGATGAACTGTGATGAGGAATCAAAGTTAGCACCAGAGGCCGGTCTTTCACTCCCTCTGATACCCTGATacatcttccctcccccacctcaccccaccccctatttcTTCTGTTCCACAGACATTTTCTCCTCATTACAATCTccatgtctccacccccacccccacctccttcatgtctccacccccacacccacctccttcaTGTCTCCACCTCATTACAATCTccatgtctccacccccacccccacctccttcatgtctccacccccactcccacctccttcATGTCTCCACCTCATTACAATCTccatgtctccacccccacccccacctccttcatgtctccacccccactcccacctccttcATGTCTCCACCTCATTACAATCTCCatgtctccacccctacccccacctccttcatgtctccacccccactcccacctccttcATGTCTCCACCTCATTACAATCTCCATGTCTCCACCCCATTTTCTTGTcaactttgaaaacaacaacaacaaaacatagttTTCAGTTATAAGGAAGACGTTGTTTTCTTGCATTTGCATCCTGGTTCaggttctgatgtgtgtgtgtgtgtgtgtgtgtgtgtgtgtgtgtgtgtgtgtgtgtgtgtgtgtgtgtgcaggtaaccAGGGGTGTGAGGGTGGACTGATGGACCAGGCCTTCACGTACATCAAGAAGAACAGAGGAATCGACACTGAGAAGTCCTACCCCTACAAGGCCAAGGTCAGTGGTGTGGAGGGCTCTCTGCTCTTTGTGCACCCGTCCTGTGTGCCACTCAGGGTGGCTTTGTTGCCGCATGcattgtcataataataataatacacagttttgctatggcgcgatatccagcaccaattctgctcaaagcgccttacatcatagttgactataaacatgccttaaaaaaacatatcaaccgctatctgacaatggaaaacatccagtgtattcatatgaatgcaaaagcacactaacgattataaaagctatgaaataaataagacttagattaaaacaaaatgcattttatagaacacccacacccacccacccacacacacacacacacacatgtatatataaatgtctctcccgtacagacacacacacactgacattaaatatcaactgcaggCAACACTCACTGGGGCTGTTGTTgcggcatggattgtcgcccctgtatggattgtcgcccctgtatggattgtcacccctgtatggattgtcgcccctgtatGCATTGTCACCCCTGTATGCATTGTCGCCCCTGTATGCATTGTCACCCCTGTATGCATTGTCGCCCCTGTATGCATTGTCGCCCCTGTATGGATTGTCACTCCTGTATGGATTGTCACTCctgtatggattgtcgcccctgtatgcattgtcgcccctgtatggattgtcacccctgtatggattgtcgcccctgtatggattgtcgcccctgtatGCATTGCCACCACTGTATGGATTGTCAcccctgtatggattgtcgcccctgtatGCATTGTCGCCCCTGTATGCATTGTCACCCCTGTATGCATTGTCAcccctgtatggattgtcgcccctgtatGCATTGTCACCCCTGTATGCATTGCCACCACTGTATGCATTGTCGCCCCTGTATGCATTGTCACCCCTGTATGCATTGTCGCCCCTGTATGCATTGTCACCCCTGTATGGATTGTCACTCctgtatggattgtcgcccctgtatggattgtcgcccctgtatgcattgtcgcccctgtatgcattgtcgcccctgtatgcattgtcgcccctgtatggattgtcgcccctgtatgcattgtcgcccctgtatggattgtcgcccctgtatGCATTGTCACTCctgtatggattgtcgcccctgtatgcattgtcgcccctgtatggattgtcacccctgtatggattgtcgcccctgtatGCATTGTCGCCCCTGTATGCATTGTCGCCCCTGCGTACgtggattgtcgccggcgacaacacGTGCAGGCAACACTCACTGGGGCTATTGTTGCGGCATGGAtttcgccgatattttctcccccttcactagaccttgagtggtggtctggacgctagtcattcggatgagacgataaaccgaggtcccgtgtgcagcatgcacttagcgcacgtaaaagaacccacggcaacaaaagggttgttcctggcaaaattctgtagaaaaatccacatcgataggaaaaacaagaaaacctgcatgcaggaaaaaaaacgaaaaaaatgggtggcgctgtagtgcagcgacgcgctctccctggggagagcagcccgaatttcacacagagaaatctgttgtgataaaaagaaacacaaatacaaatacaaatacaaaaattgctgtccctgtatggattgtcgcccctgtatGGATTGTCACCCCTGTATGGATTGTCACCCTGTATGGATTATCGCCGACACTCCGCACCAAAGCTCCACTTTGTGGTCAGGGCCAGGCTGACTGTGCAGCACTCAGATTGCTTAGAGTTTACAATGTTCTTAAGCATAGGGAGGTTACCGTGGAATTGTAGCCGATTTGGTAACgatatgataagaagaagaatgagtttATATAGCGCTTAATCAAGTAATTTTGCTCCAAGCACTAAATGAATAAAACGTCCACGTCTACACCGGTCCACCCGTGCTTGGAGTTTGGGGGATTCCGTTTtgttttgctggtttgtttgtgttcttgttcttgttttactggggtgttgttgttattgttagtacTTCCCAGTATCTTGCATTGTTATCACTGAAacgtaaataacacacacacacacacacacacacacacacacacacacacacacacacacacacacacattatgttctccccacccccttttctacAAAATAccatatctttcttcttctcctacccctcttcctccttcttctcctcctcctcctcctccaccaccacctcctccacattCTCCATCTTTCCCCCCAGGATGAGCGTTGCCACTTCAAACGGGCCGACGTTGGAGCGACAGACTCTGGCTACATGGACATCCGCAGTGGAAGCGAGGAGGCCCTGAAGTCCGCCGTGGCCACAGTGGGGCCCATCTCTGTGGCGATTGACGCCTCCCACTCCTCCTTCCAGTTCTACCAGTCAGGGGTGTACTACGAGCCTCGCTGCAGCTCCAGGAGCCTGGATCACGGCGTGCTGGCTGTGGGATACGGGTCTGTGGGGACCAAGGACTTGTGGCTGGTcaagaacaggtgtgtgtgtgttgggggggtgggggtgggggtgttcgtcgtgtgtgtgtgtgtgtgtagtatatatggtatatatataccacacacacacacacacacacacacacacacacacacacacacacacacacacatacacacacacacacacacacacacacatatatatatatatatatatatatatagacagagagagaggtgatatatatatatatataccacacacacacacactatatatatatatatatagagagagagagagagagagagagagagatgtgtgtgtgtgtgtgtgtgtgtgatgttgtgttctgtgtgtgtgtgtgtggtgtgtgtgtgtgtgtgtgtgatgttgtgttctgtgtgtgtgtgtgtgtgtgtgtgtgtgtgtgtgtgtgtgtgtgtgtgtgtgatgttgtgttctgtgtgtgtgtgtgtgtgtgtgtgtgtgtgtgtgtgtgtgtgtgtgtgtgtgatgttgtgttctctttgtgttgtgctgtgtgtgtgtgtgtgtgtgtgtgtgtgtgtgtgtgtgtgtacaggtttgGGTATTTAAATGCGTGCATGAGCATATGTTTGAATATTATCTACAAGCGTgcacagagaggtacagagagagagagagagagagagagagagagagagagagagagagagagagagagagagagaaaatagaattATCCACGTGTCCTTTTTTCAGCTGGGGAACGTCTTGGGGCATGGAGGGCTACATCCAGATGGCCAGAAACAGGGACAACAACTGTGGTATCGCCACCCAGGCCAGCTACCCCACCGTGTAGAATGACCCACCCCGGAGTTTTTTCCTTGttattcgtttgttgttgtttttttatgtacttaCTCAAGAACACATATCCCTTTTTATATTATGTTTTGATGGTGATTCTAAACCTTTAACTTGTCAAACAGCTACAGCGATCTACGTGCTGGTCTCTGCTAGAATCGAAAAGGCACCGAAAGCTCGAAAatcaaaatgacaacaacaaaaattgaaacactttgacattttctgttgaggaggtggggggtggggtggggtcagtgGAGATGGGAAAGTAGCAGCAAGGTAACGTTATAATCCGTAATATAGGATCCTAAATCCAGTTTGttttggtgttactgttgttttctttaggaGAGATGGGAGAGCATCGAAGCCTTAGTAGGGAGTgctttccctttgtgtgtgtgtgtgtgtgtgtgtgtgtgtgtgtgtggtgtgtgtgtgtgtgtgtgtgtgtgtgtgtgtgtgtgtgtgttgtcatgtgtttgtattatttgatgttgttgctgcttcctCTGAAGGTGGGAGACAGAGTTCTGTAACTTCTGATCACTCTCTATTTCAATTcttatgtgtatttgtatatctaGTAGATTTTTTTTAGGGTGTAAAGGCTTAGAAAGACTTATCAGATGTTTTATATGCATCGTTATCGAACACTTTCCCCGGGGATGATGTTTGTAATACAGACTGTATCATACACTTTCCCCGGGGATGATGTTTGTCATACAGACTGTATCATACACTTTCCCCGGGGATGATGTTTGTAATACAGACTGTATCATACACTTTCCCCGGGGATGATGTTTGTAATACAGACTGTATCATACACTTTCCCCGGGGATGATGTTTGTCATACAGACTGTATCATACACTTTACCCGGGATGATGTTTGTAATACAGACTGTATCATACACTTTACCCGGGATGATGTTTGTAATACAGACTGTATCATACACTTTCCCCGGGGATGATGTTTGTCATACAGACTGTATCATACACTTTCCCCGGGGATGATGTTTGTCATACAGACTGTATCATACACTTTCCCCGGGGATGATGTTTGTAATACAGACTGTATCATACACTTTCCCCGGGATGATGTTTGTAATACAGACTGTATCATACACTTTCCCCGGGGATGATGTTTGTCATACAGACTGTATCATACACTTTCCCCGGGGATGATGTTTGTAATACAGACTGTATCATACACTTTCCCCGGGGATGATGTTTGTAATACAGACTGTATCATACACTTTCCCCGGGGATGATGTTTGTAATACAGACTGTATCATACACTTTCCCCGGGGATGATGTTTGTAATACAGACTGTATCATACACTTTCCCCGGGGATGATGTTTGTAATACAGACTGTATCATACACTTTCCCCGGGGATGATGTTTGTAATACAGACTGTATCATACACTTTACCCGGGATGATGTTTGTAATACAGACTGTATCATACACTTTACCCGGGATGATGTTTGTAATACAGACTGTATCATACACTTTCCCCGGGGATGATGTTTGTCATACAGACTGTATCATACACTTTACCCGGGGATGATGTTTGTAATACAGACTGTATCATACACTTTACCCGGGGATGATGTTTGTCATACAGACTGTATCATACACTTTACCCGGGGATGATGTTTGTAATACAGACTGTATCATACACTTTACCCGGGATGATGTTTGTAATACAGACTGTATCATACACTTTCCCCGGGGATGATGTTTGTAATACAGACTGTATCATACACTTTCCCCCGGGGATGATGTTTGTAATACAGACTGTATCATACACTTTCCCCGGGGATGATGTTTGTAATACAGACTGTATCATACACTTTCCCCGGGGATGATGTTTGTCATACAGACTGGACGCGGGGTGGGTGAGGAGTGAATGTTATGTGTGGGAGTGAGATTAAAACGTGCGTTTGATacagtaacaaaataaaataatgtttCCACAAAGTGCTCTTCCGCAAGTGACcccaagtgtgtgtttgtgtgtgtgtgtgtgtgtgtgtgtgtgtgtgtgcgtgcgtgcgtgtgcgcgcgcgtgtgtgtgtgtgtgtgtgaaaaggaggaATATTCCTATGCCGTaaaagacgccccccccccctctctctctctctctctctctttctctctttctctttctcttttctctctctttcgttctctctttatctatttctctgtctctctgtctctttctctgtctctctgtctctgtctctctctttctctcgctctctctttcgttctctctttatctatttctctctgtctctctgtctctgtctctctgtctccgtctatctctttcgttctctctctctctctctctctctctctctctctctctctctctctctctctctctctctctcactctccgagGTGACATCATAAAATCAGAAGCAAGCTGGGTAAAAATTGTAACCGGTCCTAAAAAGCAATGGCAAGGGAGGTCAGCAGTTTGCTGGTTGACTGCCTCCTGACTGAGGAGTGGTCTCTCTTGGTGTCTTGTGGGATTTGGCGTCAGACGGTAAttctcgtattgtattgtattgttaagCCATGTTAGCATGGCCACGTAAAGAGGTCCAATGGCCTTGACAAAAACAGTCCTGCAAGGAACGGTTgtaggagagagatggagtgaggacagaaaaacagcaacaatggaCTACtgacaggactgcaggatggaTGGAAAACCACCAGAAAAGTCCCAGGCTGTGACACACTGCTCACAGACCTGAGGGACTCTGGTGAACACTTCTGTGTAGCGGCACACTGACCCTTCAATTAGTtatgggaggagaagaagattgattgattgactgattgattgattgattgaatctttaatgggtaaagaattaggcacagtaaaggccttttcagtacaattctgcccatttaacgacacaaaacataaaaataaagaaacagaattaaataaaaataaactaataagaacGACAaataagaacagtaactggaatagtcgattaaaggtaacaaagcgatgaaaagaacaattggtacattacgtacgtacttacacacacacacacacacacacacacacacacacacacacacacacacacacacacacacacattcagtcacaGTCCCTTCATTCTTTCACTCATCAAACACCAGACCTGAGTTGTAAGCAAACAGTATGTATTTTACCGCCAGTTATGGAGACAACGCCTACTTCTTTATTTacaacaccaataataacaataataataataacaataatattaagaagaagaagaagaagaagaagaagaagatcgtcgaataatgataatgaaaataatacaaTCTGAATAGCATCTGCCAAACTCTTGAAAGCACTAGCCAGGTTGGACAACATCTCTTGAACTCATAAAACATCGAATGTTTAATCTTCAACAGATCACAGGTATTGTAGGCTAATGtctaccaacaacaaaacaacatcaacagccttcattacaaaaaaaacaaaaaaaacacctccaaccACACAGTGAGCTTCAGGATACTGGAAAGAAAACAtgttcacacagaacacagattTCTGTAACAATCATAACAaagaccctctgtgtgtgtgtgtgtgtgtgtgtgtgtgtgtgtgtgtgtgtgtgtgtgtgtgtgtgagacagagacagagagagaaaaagatagaaagagagagagagggggggatttcaCAGTAACTTTTCTAAGTGATTGTGGTGGATATTTAATGTGATGCTTGGAACACGTTCGTGACAAAGACCCTTGCTCAATGGCTTGcttgtagggagagagggagagggggtagggcccggggggtggggtgaggggggcggggatttCCCCTGCAACACGTcacattctttgttgttgttgttgttgtttctccaggGAAAAAAAACTAAAGCAACGTGGAGCGTAGATAAGTATATATTTCCACGAAAGCAAAGTCTTCAAagaacgcatcacaacacaacacaacacaacacaacacaacacaacacacacacacacacacacacacacacacacacacacacacacacacacacacacacacacacacacacacacacacacacacacacacacacacacacactaacattattCATTAACATTAACATGACTACATGACGTTCAAAGTCCAAAAGCTAACGTCAAACAACCAAAAAGGACGTCCTGCACAGGGGCACTCACGTCACACCACAACGTCACACTCACACTTATAACTGAACTTCAACCACCTGCAGTGATAATGTTTAACCACTCAGTAACAATATCATCATAACTTCAACCACC
Encoded here:
- the LOC143286684 gene encoding procathepsin L-like isoform X2 — encoded protein: MVSDSTAIQQYTFRLGMNYFGDMTNKEITTMLNGYKMSPNRTAGAAYLPPSNVGAVPSEVDWRKKGYVTPVKNQLQCGSCWAFSATGSLEGQHFKKSGTLVSLSEQNLVDCSKKEGNQGCEGGLMDQAFTYIKKNRGIDTEKSYPYKAKDERCHFKRADVGATDSGYMDIRSGSEEALKSAVATVGPISVAIDASHSSFQFYQSGVYYEPRCSSRSLDHGVLAVGYGSVGTKDLWLVKNSWGTSWGMEGYIQMARNRDNNCGIATQASYPTV